The genomic window GGCAGATGCCCGGGGGCTCATTACCGGTCTCACCCGGGGGAGTGAGCGGGGCCACATCGCCAGAGCGACCCTCGACGCCATGGCGTTGCAGAATGTGGATATCCTCAAGTGCATGGAGGCGGATCTTGGCAAGCGCATGCGTCCCCTGCGAGTGGATGGCGGGGCTGCCGCCAACGATCTGCTGATGCAGACCCAGGCGGATTACCTCGGCCGGAAACTGGTGCGGCCTCGCATCATCGAAACTACCGTGGCCGGGGCCAGCTACCTTGCCGGCCTGGGCGTGGGGCTGTGGCGCAATACTGCGGAGATCAAACGTATCTGGCAGCCTGAGCGGGAGTTTGCCGTAGGCATGACCGCGCCCCGGCGACGGAAGCGGCTGGCGAGTTGGCAGGCGGCTATTGATCAGACTCTTTTGGCAGACAAACGCAGATAAACGTCTTTAAGCGCAGCCAAGCAGCCCGCTGAACCTTTTTTTGACAAAAGTGAGTGTACCTTGAGCGAATTCAACCAACCCCTTTCGGGGAACGAGATGCCCCGTTTCGGCGGTATCGCCAGTATGTTTCGTCTGCCCGTGCAGCTGTCCGGCGAGGGACTGGATATTGCAGTGCTGGGAGTGCCCCTGGATTGTGGCACCAGTAATCGTGCAGGGTCCCGCTATGGACCCCGTCAAATTCGCGCAGAGTCCGTATTGGTGCGCCCCTATGGCATGGCAACAAGGGCAGCGCCCTTTGATTCCTTTCAGGTGGCGGATACCGGCGATGTAGCCCTCAATACCTACAACCTCGAAAAGTCCATCGCGATCATCGAAAAGCATTTTGACGGCGTGCTCGCCACCGGTGCAAAAACCCTGGCGATGGGCGGCGACCACACCATCACCCTGCCTATTCTTCGTGCCCAGGCAAAGATCCATGGCCCCTTGGCGGTGGTGCACGTGGATGCCCATGCAGATATGAATGACCACATGTTCGGCGAGGAGGTGACTCACGGTACGATTTTTCGGCGGGCCATCGAAGAGGGCCTCATCGATCCGCAGAAAATGGTGCAGATCGGGCTTCGTGCCACGGGCTATGCCGCCGATGATTTTGACTGGGCGCGCCAGCGGGGCGTCCGGGTCGTGCCGGCGGAAGAATGCTGGTATCAGTCCCTGGAGCCACTTATGCAGGAGGTCCGCGAACAGATCGGTGCGGACCATCCGGTGTATCTGAGCTTTGACATCGATGGGCTGGATCCATCGGTGGCGCCGGGAACGGGGACGCCGGAACCCGCGGGGCTTATGACCTCCCAGGGGCTGGAGATCATTCGCGGAGTCTTTGGAACCAACCTTGTGGGTGCAGATCTCGTCGAGGTCTCACCGCCCTACGACACGACCGGCAACACCTCGCTCCTCGCTGCAAATCTCATGTTCGAAATGCTGTGTAGTTTTCCCGGCTGTCAGCGACGGGATTGATGCGGTGACAAGCTTCTCCGGGACAAGGCTGTGTCCCGGAGAAGCCGGTTCGGTGCTGCGTTTCTCTGGTTCCGTGCCTCGGGGCTTATCAGAGCCCCCCCATGAGCATGTACTTGATTTCCACGTAGTCATCCATACCGTAGAGGGAGCCCTCGCGACCGGAACCGGATTCCTTGACGCCTCCAAAGGGCGCCATTTCGTTGGAGATGATGCCCTCGTTGATGCCCACGATGCCGTACTCCAGGGCTTCACCTACGCGCCATACGCGGCCAATGTCCCGGGTGTAAAAGTAAGACGCCAGACCAAACTCCGTGTCGTTGGCCATTGCGATGACTTCTTCTTCCGTGTCGAAGCGCACGATGGGAGCAACGGGGCCGAAGATCTCGTTGCGGAACACGGCCATGCTGCTGTCGACTTCCGTGAGCACCGTGGGTTGGTAAAAGCTGCCACCAAGCTCGTGGGGGCCGCCTCCAAGAGCCACTTTAGCCCCACTGGCAATCGATGCCTGCACTAGTTCGTCCACGTCCACGGCAGCCTTGGCATTAACCAGGGGCCCGAGGGCGATTCCGTCCTCCATGCCATCGCCTACCTTCAATGAGCTGGCTTTCTCCACGAGCTTTTCGACGAAGGCATCGTAGATCGCACTCTGCACGAAAATACGGTTTGAGCAGACGCAGGTCTGTCCCGCATTACGGTATTTGGAAATCATGGCCCCTTCGACGGCGGAATCCAGATCGGCATCATCGAACACGATGAAGGGCGCGTTGCCGCCAAGTTCCATGGAGGTTTTTTTCATGGTGTCGGCACACTGGGCTTCCAGGACTTTGCCGATGGGTGTGGAGCCTGTGAAGGTCAGTTTGCGAACCGTGGCATTGGCGGTGAGTTCACCGCCGATTTCCCGGGCAGAACCGGCCACTACATTCAGAACGCCCGCGGGGATGCCGGCACGCTCGGCGAGCTCTGCCAATGCCAGGGCGCAGAGCGGGGTTTCACTCGCGGGTTTGATAACGATGGTGCATCCCGCGGCCAGGGCCGGTGCGGCCTTACGGGTAATCATGGCGATGGGGAAGTTCCAGGGCGTGATCGCCGCCACGACACCCACGGGCTGTTTAATGCAGACGATGCGTTTGTCCTCGCTGGGGCCCGGAATCACATCGCCGTAAAGTCGTTTGGCTTCTTCGCCGAACCATTCGACATAGGAGGCGCCGTAGGCCACCTCTCCCCGGGATTCCGCGAGGGGTTTGCCCTGCTCGGCAGTCATGAGAATGGCGAGGTCTTCCTGATGTTCCATAATCAGCTCAAACCAGCGGCGGAGAATCTGCGCGCGGCTTTTTGCGGGGAGGCGTTTCCAGTCGGCCATGGCCTTATCTGCCGCCTCGATGGCTCTGCGCGTCTCATTAACACCGACGCTGGCAATGCTGATGATTTCATCACCGCTGGCAGGATTGAGAATGCTCAAGGTCTTACCGTCGTCTGCCTGGGTCCACTGGCCGTTAATGTATGCGCCGTCGCGCAGTAAAGACATGTCCGAGAGCGGAAGTGTCATGAGTAAGCTCCTGTGCCATTTCGTCGATTCAGGGCGCGTACGTTACAAGGACGGACGCCAATAGGAAACGCCTGGCGCCCCTAATTTTTGCGGCGCCGGGTGCTCAGCTTGTGTTTGCGCACCAGGCCCCGCAGTTGGTCGTAGCTCAGCCCCAGGGACTCGGCGCTACGTCGCTGGTTAAAGTCCTGTTGTTCCAGCGCTGAGATAAGCAGGGATCGCTCGTAAGCGTCTACGCGCTCACGAAGATTGATCGATCCCTCCTCGTTGATAGCTTCCGGGCCGGGCCCAGAGTGCTTTTGTGCCGGCCGGGCAGAGTCCGCCGTGACCGAACCCACCGATGCAGCCGGTTGGTCCTGGAGGGGGAGGGCGTCGGACCAGGGACTTTCGAAGGGATCGATGACCAGGGTCTCTACCGCATTGTCCTGATCAGCCCAGCGGTGCAGGGAGCGTTCGATGACGTTTTTGAGCTCGCGGACGTTACCGGGCCAGGAATGCTCGGCCAGGGCGTGCAAGGCCGCCGGCGTGAAGCCGGGAAATTGCTCCCAGCTCAGCTCGGCACTCATTTCCACGGCGAAGTGTCGTGCGAGTAAGAAGACGTCGTCGTCACGGTGGCGAAGTGCGGGCATATGCACCACGTCAAAGCTCAGACGGTCCAGGAGGTCTGCCCGGAAGCTCTGTGCCGCAGCCATGGCTCTCAGGTCGGCATTGGTAGAGCCTACGACGCGTACATCGACGCTAAGGGTGCGCTGCCCCCCAACGCGCTCGAATTCACCGTATTCGATAAGGCGGAGAAGTTTCTCCTGGAGGCGAGGGGACATGGTGCCGATCTCGTCCAGGAGCAGGGTGCCGCCATCGGCGCGTTCAAAGCGCCCCACGTGGAGTTTCGACGCACCCGTAAAGGCACCGGCTTCGTGCCCGAAGAGCTCGCTTTCGAGCAGTGTTTCGGCCATGGAGGCGCAATTGACCTTGATAAAGGGGGCGTCCCATCGGCTCGATAGATAGTGAAGACGCTCTGCGGCAAGCTCTTTGCCGGTGCCTCGCTCACCCAGCACCAGCACCGGACGTTGGATGCCCGCGAGCTGCGAGAGATGATCGAGAGCGGCAGCCAGAGACGCCGATTCACCCAGCATATTGTTTGGAGATCGCATATAAGGCGAAATATACCAATAAATACGGTAATAAAAGCCATATAAATTAGCTTAATTGCCCGCTTTTTCATGAAATTATATCAAAAATGGATGAAATATTTATAGTAAGTAATTGTAAATATTAATTTTTCTACAAATCTGGCCCATAACTTGGATTATTAATGGCGAACCACCAATAGCAGGGAGCGCTGTATGGAGCCGGACCGTTTGACGATTTATCTCGCATTAGCCGTAGTGGCCTGCGGGATAGCCACGGTGACAGGACCCTCTCCGGCGCTCATTACATTGTTCGAAATAGTACTGGTTGTTGAAGCGGTCAATCTTATCTCGGCGCCGGGCGATGCTATGCGCTCCCGCCCAGACACCCCTAAGCACTCGCAAGGAGAGTAATCATGGGTATATTTTCGCGAATGAGCGACATCATTAACTCAAACATCAGCGCGTTGCTGGATCAGGCTGAGGATCCGGAGAAGCTGATCCGTCTCATCATTCAGGAGATGGAAGACACCCTCGTAGAGGTTCGCAGCTCTTCCGCCCGGGTGTTAGCGGATCGCAAGGCGGCGACGCGCCGCGTGGAGCAGCTCCAGGCCGAGGCCGACTCCTGGGAACAGAAAGCCAAGCTTGCCATCAGCAAAGGGCGGGAAGACCTTGCCCGCGCAGCGCTTCAGGAAAAACGCGAGATAGAGGAAGAGCTGGAAGCTGTCAGTGCGGAGCTTGCCGCCACGGATGAGCATATCGCACAGTTGAATGACGAAATCGGTAAGCTCCAGGCAAAGCTGAATGACGCCAAGGCCAAGAAAAAGGCCCTGGTCATGCGAACCCAGACCGTGGAATCACGGATTAAGGTAAAGCGCCAGGTGAATCGTGATGCCTTGGACCAGGCCTTTGGTCGCTTTGAGCATTTTGAGCGGCGTATGGATAACCTGGAAAGCCAGCTTGAAGTCATGGACATGGGCAAGGACGTCGCGCCATCCCTGGCGGCGGAGATCAATGCACTGGAGCAGGACGAGAAAATCACGGCGGAACTGGATCGTCTGAAGGCGGAGCTGGGCGGGTCCGACGCCCCCAAGGATGCCTGAACCCATACCGCTCCCGCCGGCAATAGTGCAGGATGGGAGCATTACCTTCTGAGGCAGGGAGCCATAGATGGAACTTTACGAACTACTTTTCGTGCCAACGATTCTCTTCATGGTCATCGTTGCTCCGATCTGGATTGTGCTGCACTACCGCAGTCTCAATCGCTCGAGTCGCAGTCTGAACGAGGAAGATCGTGAGAACGTTGAGCAGATCCTGGTAACCGTGGATCGATTGACGGAGCGCATTCAGGCGCTGGAATCGATCCTCGACTCCGATCACGGTGATTGGAGGGATCAGGAGCAACAGGAGACCACCAGAAGGAGAAGCTCATGAACGATTACTCGGAGGAAGATCGACGTCGCGGACGCCGTCATCGCCGCAGGCATCGGAGCGGTGGTGCCCAGTTTCGCCACTATCAGGAGCGCAAGCGTCACGGCTGGGGCATGGGTCTTTACCGGAACCGCCGTGACGGCAAAATCTGCGGGGTTGCTGCGGGCATCGCCGACTACTGGGATGTCGCCGACTGGGTGGTACGCCTGATTTTTATCGGCGCGTTTCTTTTTACCGGCACCCTGGCCATCTGGGCGTACGTGGCGGGATGTCTGCTCCTGAGCCCCCGTCCCGACGACCGCAAAGGCCGTCGCCGCAAGCGGGAATCAGCGGAGGTCTCGGGCGCCGTTCCGCCCTCGGCCAACGAGGAGGCGTTTGGTCCGGAAATGGAGTACGACGAGCGTTATCACGACTATCGTCCCAAAAAGATGTTCCGCTACAGCGACAGCGCGAGTGTGCGCCTCTCCCGGGCCCGGGAGCGACTCGACCAGGCCCTGCGACGCGTTGAAGACATGGAGACCTATGTCACCTCCCGCCGTTTCAAGCTGAATAGTGAGATTTCCAGGCTTTAGCAAACCCTGTGCCCGGGGGTTGTGCCCCGGGCTCCTCGGAGTATCCTTCCTCTCCAACAATGGATGATAGAGATACCGCCCAGGTAGCAGGCGGTCCGGGAGACAACTATGGGGACAAGTCGGATGGCATTGTTTGGTGATGTCGTCATGCCGGGGTCCGAGGCAGTGGACCCTTACCATCTGCCGCCGCCCGCGGCCTGGCTGGCCCTTACGGAACCCCAGCGGGTGGCGCTGGAGGTGCTTTCTCTCGCGGCGGTGCGCCGCATGCTGAATAACCTTGCGCCGGGTGATGGTCATCCCGTGATGGTCTTACCCGGTTTCCTGGGATCCGATGGCTACAATGCGACCCTCCGGCGCTTTCTGAAAAGCCTCGACTACCGTGTCTATGGCTGGGGTCAGGGGCAAAATCTCGGGCCGAGGGGTGATACCCTCGAAAAACTCCTGGAGCGTGTCGCCATGCTGAAGGATCGCTACGGACAGTCAGTCTCCATGGTGGGCCATAGCCTGGGAGGCATCTTTGCCAGGGAGATTGCGCGGGAGGCCCCGGATCTGGTGAGGCAGGTAGTCTCTCTCGGCAGCCCCTTCGGTCGCGGACGGCACAGCGGCTCCTACCCGGCGCGCCTTTTTGAGGCCCTGAATCCCACCGATGATTTGCCTGTAGCCCTCGATGATCTTCACCGTGCGCCGCCGGTGCCCACCACCGCGGTGTACTCCAAGGGTGACGGTATCGTGAACTGGCGAACAGCATTTCAGAATCCTGAGTTTGCCCACGAGAGCACGCAGAACATTCAGGTGCGCGGTAGTCATTGCGGTATGACCGTAAATCCTACGGTCTGGTATATCATCGCCGACAGGCTTCGTCAGTCCGTGGATGACTGGAAACCCTTTACGGTGAGCGGTCTTGCCACGGTGATGGTGCCCAAGCACGCCGCCTAGCAATCAATCGTTGATTTCTCGCTACCGCTTTTTCTGAAGGCCTCATGATGGTTTCTCTGCGCCTTGGCGCCGCGCTGATGGTGATGACAGCTTTGCTCCTGGGTGCGGGCGATAAAACCCTCGCGCAATCCGGCGACGGGGCCCGGGGTTGGTCCTTTGATGCGGATCTTCGCCTGCGCAGCGAGTATCTTGCCGACTCCTTCCGGTTGCTAGCGCCGGATCATGACCATATTCAACTTGCCCGCACGGTGGTTGGCGCGAGCTTTGAGGCCTCCGACTGGGGGCTTCGGGCCGAGGTGCAGGACAGTCGCGCCTGGGGCGCAAAATCTCAGTCTCCCATCGGCACCGACGACATCAATACCCTGGAGCCCATCAATCTCAAGCTCTGGAAACGCTGGATCCGGGAGGAGGGTAGCTCCCTAACCCTGACCGCCGGTCGTTTAACCATGGACTATGGCAGCCGTCGACTGCTGGCACGCAATAACTTTCGCAATACCAGCAACGCTTTCCAGGGTGTGCTTCTCACCCACGACGCAGCCAGCGGCACTGCCAGAGTTTTTTACACCTTACCCCTGCAGCGGCGCCCCGATGGCCTTGAGCGCGAGTCGCTCCTGAACAGGGAGTTTCGTCTGGATAAAGCGGGCAGTTCAGAACGATTCTGGGGCGGGAGCTTCGATCATCGCCTATCCGGCGAGAAGGCATCCCTTGGGGTGTACCTTTTTGGGAGTGAGCTGAGAGACCGGCCGAGTCGGCCCGTCGCCGACCGCGACCTCACAACGCTGGGCTCGCGTTTTCTTTGGGCCCGGGGCGGGGCTGATTTTGAATTTGAAGCCGCCTATCAGTGGGGAGAGTCCCTGCCGGGCGCGCTCTCGACGGGCGACGCTCTGGATCATCGGGCCTGGTTTACCCATGTGCATGCGGGTCTGGATGTAGGGCCGGGTCTTAATCTCAGGCTGGGCTATGATCAGGCCACGGGCGACCGTGATCCCCTTGATGGGCGAAACGAACGCTTTGACCGCCTCTACGGTGCCCGGGCCTTCGAATTGGGCCCCAGCGGCATCTTTGGCGCAGCGGTGCGCAGCAATCTCCGTGCGCCCTTCCTGCGCGCCCAATGGCGGGCCACGGGCAGTCAGCGTTGGCTGTTGGCCTATCGCTGGCTGGCGCTCGATGCACCGCGAGACTTTTTTGTGACGGGAGCCCGGCGGGATGTCAGTGGAGAGTCCGGTCGTGAGATAGGCGGGCAATGGGAACTCAGCTGGCGATGGCTCCCCGAACAGTATGCCTTCAGCGTAGAGGCGGGGGGCGCCTATCTGGATAAGGGCGCGTATTTCTCCGGTTTCTCTCAAGCGCCTCTGAACCCGGCGGCTCCCGACGATACTCACTATCTCTACACCCAGCTTCACTGGCGTTTCTAGGGATTTGCTGGTCGTTCCGTCGACGTTTATGTCGGTGTTTGTGTCGACGGTCTAACGCAAGTCCCACGGGTGTGGCGTCGTGCCGGGCGTTGTGCCAGACCCTGTAGCAGGCGCTGGATCTTATGTTCAGAGATTAGTCGTACGAAGACCTGAAATGGGGTTCATTTCTTCCTCGCCGGCTACATGTCGGATGATGCGGTAATAGAGACCCGCTGCAGAGCCGTCGAGAAGGGCCTCACAAAGCATATTATCGGTATCGACAGATTCCGCTGCCTCCAGAACTCTGCCAAAGGTGCGCTTGAAGTTTTCGCTGTGGCGGGTGCGAATATCGGTGCCAAAGAGCATGTCCCGAAGCACCTCGGGATTGTCGCGGTTGTTCGCGGCTTCGGACACCATCAGGCGGATAAACAGGGAATGATCGCCCGTGCTGGCCTCGGAGCGCAGCTGTGAAAACTTCTCGAGGGACACCTCGTCGGTGCCCGTGGGGCCATAGATAGAGATGTAGTGAAAACCCGCGATACTCCCCAACTGCTCCTGCACAAGACCGAGGAGTTTGAAGTAGGAGTCCCGCCGGGAGTGGAGTTCCAGGCGCCGCGTGCTTTGCTCCTGAAGGCTTGTGGCGCGGGTGTTTGCGGTGATTTCTTTTTGCTGCATGAAATGGCCGATAACCAGCCATAAAAACGCCAGGGGTGCGAAAGCGCCCTCAAAAAAACTGCCGATATCTGCTGTCGGCAGTCTTTGAAACTCGGTCCAGCCCACAAGGCGCGTGATGTAGTAAATTCCCGTACCCATCCAGACCGTGGTTATCGTGAGTCCGAACATTATCCGCCAGTCGAGACGGGATTTTTCTGTATCTTCATTGTCCATGTATGCAGCATAGCAGAGCTTTTACCCTCGCTTCTGCTGCCTTAGGCTCGTCCGCTCATCAAAGGAGAATCAGTGTGGAAGCGGCTGTTGTAGAAAACTTCGGGGGTAAGGGTCTTCCCTTGCTCTTCGCCCATGCCAATGGCTATCCGCCGGGGAGTTACCGGGAACTTTTTGCCCATCTGGAGGATCGCTTTGCCATCAATGCACTCGAGCACCGTCCTCTCTGGGGAGGGCGGGAGCCTCCCCGGCGCCTGAGCTGGCAGCTCTTTGCCAGCGATATGCTCGACGCCATAGATCGCCACTATGACGAACCCGTATGGGTTATGGGTCACAGCATGGGCGGTACCATTGCCGCCCTGGCCGCTCAGCGGCACCCGGATAAAATTGCCGGGCTCATACTTCTGGATCCTGTGTTTCTGCCAGATCGCTTTGTGCTGGCAACGCGCCTCATGCCCGAAAAGCGCCGACAGAAAATGCCCATGCTGCGGCGGGCGCTGTCGCGTCCGGAGCACTTCGAAAACCACGCAAAGGCCTTTGAATTCTATCGCGGAAAACGGGCCTTCAAGGGACTTAGCGATGAGGCATTAACCCACTATGTTAAGGCAAGTAAAGCGCCCCTGGCTGACGGCGGCGTGCAGCTTCGCTATTCCGGTGCCTGGGAAGCCGCGGTCTACGGCAGTGCCCCCCGGGCGCGACCCTTGATGAAACGCATGCTTGTGCCGACGCTGGCCCTGCGGGGAGAAAACAGTGACACGCTCCGGCCGGAGATCTGGTCGCGGTGGCAGCACTGGCAGCCCGCCGCCAGTTTTCGGGAAATTCCCGGGGGGCATCTGTTTCCTCTGGAGGCGCCGCTTGCGACGGCAAAGGCGGTCTCGGATTACATTTTTGGGGATTAATTGCCCGACGACCCTTTCGCGGGAGGCCTGAGCGCCTATAATCGATTTGAAGATTCGCGGAGAAAGATTATGAGCAAAATTCTGATCGTTGCGGACAAAGGTAAGTCCTGCGTTGCGACATCCCGAGGCCTCGAGCTAGCCGCCAAGTTGGGCTATGACGTTGAGATAGTGGCTTTTGTCTACGCGCCCCTGAACCGTATTGACGGCGGCAAGACGGAGCAGGCGGAGCTCAAGCAGCAGATTCTCGATAAGCGCCGGGCGCAGATGCTCGAGCGTATTGATGCCTTCGCGAAGAAAGAACAGAAGGTTGCCCTGAAAGTTGTGTGGTTGAAGACCGTGCATCCATGGATCGTCAAGCGCACCACCAACGGTAACTTTGCCGCAGTAGTAAAGACCACTCACGCGACGGGGAGTCTCGGTTATACCTCCACGGACTGGCACGTGCTCCGCGAGTGCCCCCTG from Congregibacter litoralis KT71 includes these protein-coding regions:
- a CDS encoding lipase family alpha/beta hydrolase: MGTSRMALFGDVVMPGSEAVDPYHLPPPAAWLALTEPQRVALEVLSLAAVRRMLNNLAPGDGHPVMVLPGFLGSDGYNATLRRFLKSLDYRVYGWGQGQNLGPRGDTLEKLLERVAMLKDRYGQSVSMVGHSLGGIFAREIAREAPDLVRQVVSLGSPFGRGRHSGSYPARLFEALNPTDDLPVALDDLHRAPPVPTTAVYSKGDGIVNWRTAFQNPEFAHESTQNIQVRGSHCGMTVNPTVWYIIADRLRQSVDDWKPFTVSGLATVMVPKHAA
- the pspF gene encoding phage shock protein operon transcriptional activator, giving the protein MRSPNNMLGESASLAAALDHLSQLAGIQRPVLVLGERGTGKELAAERLHYLSSRWDAPFIKVNCASMAETLLESELFGHEAGAFTGASKLHVGRFERADGGTLLLDEIGTMSPRLQEKLLRLIEYGEFERVGGQRTLSVDVRVVGSTNADLRAMAAAQSFRADLLDRLSFDVVHMPALRHRDDDVFLLARHFAVEMSAELSWEQFPGFTPAALHALAEHSWPGNVRELKNVIERSLHRWADQDNAVETLVIDPFESPWSDALPLQDQPAASVGSVTADSARPAQKHSGPGPEAINEEGSINLRERVDAYERSLLISALEQQDFNQRRSAESLGLSYDQLRGLVRKHKLSTRRRKN
- the pspB gene encoding envelope stress response membrane protein PspB, encoding MELYELLFVPTILFMVIVAPIWIVLHYRSLNRSSRSLNEEDRENVEQILVTVDRLTERIQALESILDSDHGDWRDQEQQETTRRRSS
- a CDS encoding PspC domain-containing protein; its protein translation is MNDYSEEDRRRGRRHRRRHRSGGAQFRHYQERKRHGWGMGLYRNRRDGKICGVAAGIADYWDVADWVVRLIFIGAFLFTGTLAIWAYVAGCLLLSPRPDDRKGRRRKRESAEVSGAVPPSANEEAFGPEMEYDERYHDYRPKKMFRYSDSASVRLSRARERLDQALRRVEDMETYVTSRRFKLNSEISRL
- a CDS encoding alpha/beta fold hydrolase: MEAAVVENFGGKGLPLLFAHANGYPPGSYRELFAHLEDRFAINALEHRPLWGGREPPRRLSWQLFASDMLDAIDRHYDEPVWVMGHSMGGTIAALAAQRHPDKIAGLILLDPVFLPDRFVLATRLMPEKRRQKMPMLRRALSRPEHFENHAKAFEFYRGKRAFKGLSDEALTHYVKASKAPLADGGVQLRYSGAWEAAVYGSAPRARPLMKRMLVPTLALRGENSDTLRPEIWSRWQHWQPAASFREIPGGHLFPLEAPLATAKAVSDYIFGD
- a CDS encoding NAD-dependent succinate-semialdehyde dehydrogenase, producing the protein MTLPLSDMSLLRDGAYINGQWTQADDGKTLSILNPASGDEIISIASVGVNETRRAIEAADKAMADWKRLPAKSRAQILRRWFELIMEHQEDLAILMTAEQGKPLAESRGEVAYGASYVEWFGEEAKRLYGDVIPGPSEDKRIVCIKQPVGVVAAITPWNFPIAMITRKAAPALAAGCTIVIKPASETPLCALALAELAERAGIPAGVLNVVAGSAREIGGELTANATVRKLTFTGSTPIGKVLEAQCADTMKKTSMELGGNAPFIVFDDADLDSAVEGAMISKYRNAGQTCVCSNRIFVQSAIYDAFVEKLVEKASSLKVGDGMEDGIALGPLVNAKAAVDVDELVQASIASGAKVALGGGPHELGGSFYQPTVLTEVDSSMAVFRNEIFGPVAPIVRFDTEEEVIAMANDTEFGLASYFYTRDIGRVWRVGEALEYGIVGINEGIISNEMAPFGGVKESGSGREGSLYGMDDYVEIKYMLMGGL
- the speB gene encoding agmatinase, translated to MSEFNQPLSGNEMPRFGGIASMFRLPVQLSGEGLDIAVLGVPLDCGTSNRAGSRYGPRQIRAESVLVRPYGMATRAAPFDSFQVADTGDVALNTYNLEKSIAIIEKHFDGVLATGAKTLAMGGDHTITLPILRAQAKIHGPLAVVHVDAHADMNDHMFGEEVTHGTIFRRAIEEGLIDPQKMVQIGLRATGYAADDFDWARQRGVRVVPAEECWYQSLEPLMQEVREQIGADHPVYLSFDIDGLDPSVAPGTGTPEPAGLMTSQGLEIIRGVFGTNLVGADLVEVSPPYDTTGNTSLLAANLMFEMLCSFPGCQRRD
- the pspA gene encoding phage shock protein PspA, whose product is MGIFSRMSDIINSNISALLDQAEDPEKLIRLIIQEMEDTLVEVRSSSARVLADRKAATRRVEQLQAEADSWEQKAKLAISKGREDLARAALQEKREIEEELEAVSAELAATDEHIAQLNDEIGKLQAKLNDAKAKKKALVMRTQTVESRIKVKRQVNRDALDQAFGRFEHFERRMDNLESQLEVMDMGKDVAPSLAAEINALEQDEKITAELDRLKAELGGSDAPKDA
- a CDS encoding alginate export family protein codes for the protein MMVSLRLGAALMVMTALLLGAGDKTLAQSGDGARGWSFDADLRLRSEYLADSFRLLAPDHDHIQLARTVVGASFEASDWGLRAEVQDSRAWGAKSQSPIGTDDINTLEPINLKLWKRWIREEGSSLTLTAGRLTMDYGSRRLLARNNFRNTSNAFQGVLLTHDAASGTARVFYTLPLQRRPDGLERESLLNREFRLDKAGSSERFWGGSFDHRLSGEKASLGVYLFGSELRDRPSRPVADRDLTTLGSRFLWARGGADFEFEAAYQWGESLPGALSTGDALDHRAWFTHVHAGLDVGPGLNLRLGYDQATGDRDPLDGRNERFDRLYGARAFELGPSGIFGAAVRSNLRAPFLRAQWRATGSQRWLLAYRWLALDAPRDFFVTGARRDVSGESGREIGGQWELSWRWLPEQYAFSVEAGGAYLDKGAYFSGFSQAPLNPAAPDDTHYLYTQLHWRF